In Oncorhynchus mykiss isolate Arlee chromosome 1, USDA_OmykA_1.1, whole genome shotgun sequence, the following proteins share a genomic window:
- the LOC110512702 gene encoding kallikrein 1-related peptidase b22, with product MLLKLEVIAVFTDHVRPIGLPLTKDEVSKDCLVSGWGHTIRNVKQGSPVLQDLNVTLDENQLCSDNHQVCSSGINGPAQGDSGGPLVCNGVAYGVVSTKTRNNTYIYVRIPDFLD from the exons ATGCTACTCAAG CTGGAGGTGATTGCAGTTTTCACCGACCATGTGAGACCCATTGGCCTCCCGCTGACAAAAGATGAGGTGTCCAAGGACTGTCTGGTGTCAGGCTGGGGACACACTATCAGGAATGTAAAGCAAGGCTCTCCTGTGCTTCAGGACCTCAATGTGACACTGGATGAGAATCAACTTTGCTCTGACAACCATCAGGTCTGCTCATCAGGAATAAATGGACCTGCTCAG GGAGACTCTGGTGGTCCATTAGTCTGTAATGGTGTGGCCTATGGGGTGGTGTCTACCAAGACTAGAAACAACACCTACATCTACGTGCGCATCCCTGACTTCCTGGACTAG
- the LOC110507674 gene encoding uncharacterized protein LOC110507674 isoform X4 yields the protein MASLLMADRSVSTRRANLAVVAGPEADSEGALQVAEEVEEDTSVEAEVVVVEEVGVASHEVVETGDMVVDVTTTEVEAHTDQKEATTTKTEHKEEDMEIVQEVRTETATIAMVTRVAGRTVASGCLSSGHGPSPRTGGPISMTAGLAWS from the exons ATGGCAAG TCTCTTGATGGCAGACAGATCCGTGTCGACCAGGCGGGCAAATCTGGCGGTGGTGGCAGGTCCGGAGGCGGATTCCGAGGGGGCTCTTCAGGTggcagaggaggtggaggaggatacTTCCGTGGAggcagaggtggtggtggtggaagagGTGGGCGTGGCTTCTCACGAG gtggtGGAGACCGGGGATATGGTGGTGGACGTTACGACAACAGAAGTGGAGGCTCATACGGATCAGAAAGAGGCTACTACAACAAAGACAG AGCACAAGGAGGAGGATATGGAGATCGTTCAGGAGGTTCGTACAGAGACAGCTACGATAGCTATG GTGACGAGGGTGGCTGGTAGGACAGTGGCGTCCGGATGCCTGTCGTCTGGGCACGGCCCCTCACCCCGAACCGGGGGCCCCATCTCGATGACGGCGGGCCTGGCCTGGTCCTAG
- the LOC110507674 gene encoding cold-inducible RNA-binding protein B isoform X3 — MSDEGKLFVGGLSFDTNEQSLEDVFSKYGQISEVVVIKDRETQRSRGFGFVTFENPDEAKDAMLAMNGKSLDGRQIRVDQAGKSGGGGRSGGGFRGGSSGGRGGGGGYFRGGRGGGGGRGGGDRGYGGGRYDNRSGGSYGSERGYYNKDRAQGGGYGDRSGGDEGGW, encoded by the exons ATGTCTGACGAAGGGAAGCTTTTTGTGGGTGGCCTCAGCTTTGACACTAACGAACAGTCATTAGAAGATGTATTCTCCAAATATGGGCAAATATCTGAAG TTGTTGTAATTAAAGACAGAGAAACTCAGAGGTCCAGGGGCTTTGGTTTCGTCACCTTCGAGAACCCAGATGAGGCCAAGGATGCTATGCTGGCCATGAATGGCAAG TCTCTTGATGGCAGACAGATCCGTGTCGACCAGGCGGGCAAATCTGGCGGTGGTGGCAGGTCCGGAGGCGGATTCCGAGGGGGCTCTTCAGGTggcagaggaggtggaggaggatacTTCCGTGGAggcagaggtggtggtggtggaagag gtggtGGAGACCGGGGATATGGTGGTGGACGTTACGACAACAGAAGTGGAGGCTCATACGGATCAGAAAGAGGCTACTACAACAAAGACAG AGCACAAGGAGGAGGATATGGAGATCGTTCAGGAG GTGACGAGGGTGGCTGGTAG
- the LOC110507674 gene encoding cold-inducible RNA-binding protein B isoform X2: protein MSDEGKLFVGGLSFDTNEQSLEDVFSKYGQISEVVVIKDRETQRSRGFGFVTFENPDEAKDAMLAMNGKSLDGRQIRVDQAGKSGGGGRSGGGFRGGSSGGRGGGGGYFRGGRGGGGGRGGRGFSRGGGDRGYGGGRYDNRSGGSYGSERGYYNKDRAQGGGYGDRSGGDEGGW from the exons ATGTCTGACGAAGGGAAGCTTTTTGTGGGTGGCCTCAGCTTTGACACTAACGAACAGTCATTAGAAGATGTATTCTCCAAATATGGGCAAATATCTGAAG TTGTTGTAATTAAAGACAGAGAAACTCAGAGGTCCAGGGGCTTTGGTTTCGTCACCTTCGAGAACCCAGATGAGGCCAAGGATGCTATGCTGGCCATGAATGGCAAG TCTCTTGATGGCAGACAGATCCGTGTCGACCAGGCGGGCAAATCTGGCGGTGGTGGCAGGTCCGGAGGCGGATTCCGAGGGGGCTCTTCAGGTggcagaggaggtggaggaggatacTTCCGTGGAggcagaggtggtggtggtggaagagGTGGGCGTGGCTTCTCACGAG gtggtGGAGACCGGGGATATGGTGGTGGACGTTACGACAACAGAAGTGGAGGCTCATACGGATCAGAAAGAGGCTACTACAACAAAGACAG AGCACAAGGAGGAGGATATGGAGATCGTTCAGGAG GTGACGAGGGTGGCTGGTAG
- the LOC110507674 gene encoding cold-inducible RNA-binding protein B isoform X1, whose protein sequence is MSDEGKLFVGGLSFDTNEQSLEDVFSKYGQISEVVVIKDRETQRSRGFGFVTFENPDEAKDAMLAMNGKSLDGRQIRVDQAGKSGGGGRSGGGFRGGSSGGRGGGGGYFRGGRGGGGGRGGRGFSRGGGDRGYGGGRYDNRSGGSYGSERGYYNKDRAQGGGYGDRSGGSYRDSYDSYGDEGGW, encoded by the exons ATGTCTGACGAAGGGAAGCTTTTTGTGGGTGGCCTCAGCTTTGACACTAACGAACAGTCATTAGAAGATGTATTCTCCAAATATGGGCAAATATCTGAAG TTGTTGTAATTAAAGACAGAGAAACTCAGAGGTCCAGGGGCTTTGGTTTCGTCACCTTCGAGAACCCAGATGAGGCCAAGGATGCTATGCTGGCCATGAATGGCAAG TCTCTTGATGGCAGACAGATCCGTGTCGACCAGGCGGGCAAATCTGGCGGTGGTGGCAGGTCCGGAGGCGGATTCCGAGGGGGCTCTTCAGGTggcagaggaggtggaggaggatacTTCCGTGGAggcagaggtggtggtggtggaagagGTGGGCGTGGCTTCTCACGAG gtggtGGAGACCGGGGATATGGTGGTGGACGTTACGACAACAGAAGTGGAGGCTCATACGGATCAGAAAGAGGCTACTACAACAAAGACAG AGCACAAGGAGGAGGATATGGAGATCGTTCAGGAGGTTCGTACAGAGACAGCTACGATAGCTATG GTGACGAGGGTGGCTGGTAG
- the cirbp gene encoding cold inducible RNA binding protein (The RefSeq protein has 1 non-frameshifting indel compared to this genomic sequence): protein MSDEGKLFVGGLCFDTDETSLEEAFSKYGNIAKVDVVRDRETRRSRGFGFVTFENPEDAKDAMAAMNGKSVDGRMIRVDEAGKSGGRSDRGGGGGFRGGSGGFRGGSGGFRGGRGRGGGYGGGDRSYGGDRSYGGGERSYGGERSYGGDRSYGGGGDRSYGGSYRSGGGYSSGGGSGGYREARSGGESGYGGRSGGSYRDSYDSYATHE, encoded by the exons ATGTCTGACGAAGGAAAGCTTTTTGTTGGAGGATTGTGTTTTGACACTGATGAAACTTCACTGGAAGAGGCGTTTTCCAAGTATGGCAACATTGCTAAAG TTGATGttgtaagagacagagagactcggAGGTCCAGGGGTTTCGGCTTTGTGACTTTTGAAAACCCTGAAGATGCCAAAGATGCAATGGCTGCAATGAATGGCAAG TCTGTTGATGGCAGGATGATCCGTGTGGATGAAGCTGGCAAGTCAGGAGGAAGATCTGACCGTGGTGGTGGCTTCAGGGGGGGTTCTGGCGGTTTCAGAGGGGGTTCTGGTGGCTtcagaggaggcagaggaagag GTGGCGGCTATGGTGGAGGAGACCGAAGCTATGGTGGTGACAGAAGctatggtggaggagagagaagctatgggggagagagaagctATGGAGGTGACAGAAGTTACGGTGGTGGAGGAGACAGGAGTTACGGTGGTAGCTACAGGAGTGGTGGAGGATACTCCTCTGGGGGTGGCAGCGGAGGTTACAGAGAGGCCAG GAGTGGTGGTGAAAGTGGTTATGGTGGCCGCTCTGGGGGATCCTACAGAGACAGCTATGACAGCTATG CTACACACgagtaa
- the cirbp gene encoding cold inducible RNA binding protein isoform X2 translates to MSDEGKLFVGGLCFDTDETSLEEAFSKYGNIAKVDVVRDRETRRSRGFGFVTFENPEDAKDAMAAMNGKSVDGRMIRVDEAGKSGGRSDRGGGFRGGSGGFRGGSGGFRGGRGRGGGYGGGDRSYGGDRSYGGGERSYGGERSYGGDRSYGGGGDRSYGGSYRSGGGYSSGGGSGGYREARSGGESGYGGRSGGSYRDSYDSYATHE, encoded by the exons ATGTCTGACGAAGGAAAGCTTTTTGTTGGAGGATTGTGTTTTGACACTGATGAAACTTCACTGGAAGAGGCGTTTTCCAAGTATGGCAACATTGCTAAAG TTGATGttgtaagagacagagagactcggAGGTCCAGGGGTTTCGGCTTTGTGACTTTTGAAAACCCTGAAGATGCCAAAGATGCAATGGCTGCAATGAATGGCAAG TCTGTTGATGGCAGGATGATCCGTGTGGATGAAGCTGGCAAGTCAGGAGGAAGATCTGACCGTGGTGGTGGCTTCAGGGGGGGTTCTGGCGGTTTCAGAGGGGGTTCTGGTGGCTtcagaggaggcagaggaagag GTGGCGGCTATGGTGGAGGAGACCGAAGCTATGGTGGTGACAGAAGctatggtggaggagagagaagctatgggggagagagaagctATGGAGGTGACAGAAGTTACGGTGGTGGAGGAGACAGGAGTTACGGTGGTAGCTACAGGAGTGGTGGAGGATACTCCTCTGGGGGTGGCAGCGGAGGTTACAGAGAGGCCAG GAGTGGTGGTGAAAGTGGTTATGGTGGCCGCTCTGGGGGATCCTACAGAGACAGCTATGACAGCTATG CTACACACgagtaa
- the cirbp gene encoding cold inducible RNA binding protein isoform X1, which yields MSDEGKLFVGGLCFDTDETSLEEAFSKYGNIAKVDVVRDRETRRSRGFGFVTFENPEDAKDAMAAMNGKSVDGRMIRVDEAGKSGGRSDRGGGFRGGSGGFRGGSGGFRGGRGRGGGYGGGDRSYGGDRSYGGGERSYGGERSYGGDRSYGGGGDRSYGGSYRSGGGYSSGGGSGGYREARSGGESGYGGRSGGSYRDSYDSYGKFDVA from the exons ATGTCTGACGAAGGAAAGCTTTTTGTTGGAGGATTGTGTTTTGACACTGATGAAACTTCACTGGAAGAGGCGTTTTCCAAGTATGGCAACATTGCTAAAG TTGATGttgtaagagacagagagactcggAGGTCCAGGGGTTTCGGCTTTGTGACTTTTGAAAACCCTGAAGATGCCAAAGATGCAATGGCTGCAATGAATGGCAAG TCTGTTGATGGCAGGATGATCCGTGTGGATGAAGCTGGCAAGTCAGGAGGAAGATCTGACCGTGGTGGTGGCTTCAGGGGGGGTTCTGGCGGTTTCAGAGGGGGTTCTGGTGGCTtcagaggaggcagaggaagag GTGGCGGCTATGGTGGAGGAGACCGAAGCTATGGTGGTGACAGAAGctatggtggaggagagagaagctatgggggagagagaagctATGGAGGTGACAGAAGTTACGGTGGTGGAGGAGACAGGAGTTACGGTGGTAGCTACAGGAGTGGTGGAGGATACTCCTCTGGGGGTGGCAGCGGAGGTTACAGAGAGGCCAG GAGTGGTGGTGAAAGTGGTTATGGTGGCCGCTCTGGGGGATCCTACAGAGACAGCTATGACAGCTATGGTAAGTTTGATGTAGCCTAG